The Archocentrus centrarchus isolate MPI-CPG fArcCen1 chromosome 18 unlocalized genomic scaffold, fArcCen1 scaffold_23_ctg1, whole genome shotgun sequence genome contains a region encoding:
- the krcp gene encoding kelch repeat-containing protein isoform X1 has translation MDDFGVYAVFGVNGPPQRLLSANGSSKVRVAVPPSVRQVVLFSSGQWGERICVNAELSDAARMPITIGKLTPYNKCLSWEQWEEETWVDSVTLNVSLEGGNLSAEPELIMAVKEYTPKDTAAPPAARELHGKRKREKTIEEEEEDSNGTKTRKDDENMCPNVTTEKTTPMRKVKGQTRGIQKLFASGADATNLKRAAAETQGTVGRTPPQSAARTKSRQAKAPTHTAPPVSPSARWGQTLCPIDAQTAILIGGQGARTQFCKDPMWKLCTEDMSWVAAETLAEGPTPDARIGHTSIYDPDSRRIFVFGGSKNKKWFNDVHILDTQSWKWTMVEAQGKVPPLAYHSCSMFQGELFVLGGVFPRPNPEPDGCSDSLYIFDPRLSIWYQPIVTGDKPSPRSGHSACVMQERKIYVFGGWDTPVCYSDMYMLDLGLMEFSAVKTTGKPPSPRSWHGSAVLSDTKFLIHGGYNGNNALSDTFIFDIETNSWTEVSVPHLSVPRAGHSIITMETATHCRFLEEDADVDVNDGSGGRTLLVFGGGDNEGNFYSDLITVTVEELLGAI, from the exons ATGGATGATTTCGGAGTTTACGCGGTTTTCGGAGTAAACGGTCCGCCTCAGAGGCTGCTGAG CGCCAACGGTTCCAGCAAGGTCCGTGTTGCAGTACCACCAAGCGTCCGTCAGGTGGTGCTGTTTAGCAGCGGCCAGTGGGGGGAGAGGATCTGCGTCAACGCGGAGCTCAGCGATGCTGCTCGGATGCCCATCACCATCGGAAAACTGACTCCTTATAACAA GTGTTTGTCATGGGAGCAGTGGGAAGAGGAGACGTGGGTAGACAGCGTGACTCTGAACGTCTCTCTGGAGGGAGGAAACCTG tcAGCCGAACCAGAACTCATCATGGCTGTGAAGGAGTACACACCAAAG GACACGGCGGCGCCACCTGCAGCCCGAGAGCTTCACggcaagaggaaaagagagaaaactatagaagaggaagaagaagacagTAACGggacaaagacaagaaaagatGACGAGAACATGTGCCCAAATGTAACTACAGAGAAGACCACACCTATgcgaaaggtcaaaggtcaaactaGGGGCATCCAGAAGCTGTTTGCTAGCGGAGCAGATGCCACCAATCTGAAGCGAGCGG CAGCGGAGACGCAGGGGACTGTGGGAAGAACGCCTCCTCAGAGTGCAGCCAGGACGAAGAGTAGGCAGGCCAAGGCTCCCACACACACCg CCCCGCCGGTCAGCCCGTCGGCTCGCTGGGGGCAGACATTATGTCCCATCGATGCTCAAACAGCAATTCTGATTGGAGGGCAGGGAGCCAGGACGCAGTTTTGCAAAGACCCCATGTGGAAGCTCTGCAcag AGGACATGTCCTGGGTGGCTGCAGAGACTCTGGCAGAGGGTCCGACCCCTGATGCCAGGATCGGGCACACATCCATCTACGACCCTGACTCGAGAAGGATCTTTGTGTTCGGAGGCTCTAAAAACAAGAAGTGGTTCAATGACGTTCACATCCTGGACACACAGAGCTGGAAGTGGACCATGGTGGAG gctCAGGGTAAGGTTCCTCCCCTGGCCTACCACAGCTGCAGTATGTTTCAGGGTGAGCTGTTCGTGCTGGGAGGGGTGTTTCCTCGGCCCAACCCGGAGCCCGACGGCTGTAGTGACTCTCTGTATATCTTTGATCCCCGGCTCTCCATTTGGTACCAGCCCATTGTCACCGGAGACAAACCCTCACCCCGATCAGG tcaCTCTGCATGTGTGATGCAGGAGAGGAAGATCTATGTGTTTGGTGGGTGGGACACTCCTGTCTGCTACAGTGACATGTACATGTTGGACCTTG GTCTGATGGAGTTTTCTGCTGTCAAAACAACTGGGAAACCCCCCTCTCCTCGAAG CTGGCATGGCAGCGCTGTGCTGTCAGACACAAAGTTCCTGATCCACGGCGGTTACAACGGAAACAATGCCCTCAGTGACACCTTCATCTTTGATATAG AAACCAACAGCTGGACAGAGGTGAGCGTCCCTCATCTCTCTGTACCCAGGGCGGGGCATTCCATCATCACCATGGAGACAGCCACCCACTGCCGTTTCTTAGAGGAGGATGCAGACGTGGATGTGAATGACGGCTCCGGCGGCAGAACTCTGCTGGTGTTTGGAGGCGGAGACAACGAGGGCAACTTCTACTCCGATTTGATCACGGTCACCGTGGAGGAGCTGCTCGGTGCTATTTAA
- the krcp gene encoding kelch repeat-containing protein isoform X2 translates to MDDFGVYAVFGVNGPPQRLLSANGSSKVRVAVPPSVRQVVLFSSGQWGERICVNAELSDAARMPITIGKLTPYNKCLSWEQWEEETWVDSVTLNVSLEGGNLSAEPELIMAVKEYTPKDTAAPPAARELHGKRKREKTIEEEEEDSNGTKTRKDDENMCPNVTTEKTTPMRKVKGQTRGIQKLFASGADATNLKRAAETQGTVGRTPPQSAARTKSRQAKAPTHTAPPVSPSARWGQTLCPIDAQTAILIGGQGARTQFCKDPMWKLCTEDMSWVAAETLAEGPTPDARIGHTSIYDPDSRRIFVFGGSKNKKWFNDVHILDTQSWKWTMVEAQGKVPPLAYHSCSMFQGELFVLGGVFPRPNPEPDGCSDSLYIFDPRLSIWYQPIVTGDKPSPRSGHSACVMQERKIYVFGGWDTPVCYSDMYMLDLGLMEFSAVKTTGKPPSPRSWHGSAVLSDTKFLIHGGYNGNNALSDTFIFDIETNSWTEVSVPHLSVPRAGHSIITMETATHCRFLEEDADVDVNDGSGGRTLLVFGGGDNEGNFYSDLITVTVEELLGAI, encoded by the exons ATGGATGATTTCGGAGTTTACGCGGTTTTCGGAGTAAACGGTCCGCCTCAGAGGCTGCTGAG CGCCAACGGTTCCAGCAAGGTCCGTGTTGCAGTACCACCAAGCGTCCGTCAGGTGGTGCTGTTTAGCAGCGGCCAGTGGGGGGAGAGGATCTGCGTCAACGCGGAGCTCAGCGATGCTGCTCGGATGCCCATCACCATCGGAAAACTGACTCCTTATAACAA GTGTTTGTCATGGGAGCAGTGGGAAGAGGAGACGTGGGTAGACAGCGTGACTCTGAACGTCTCTCTGGAGGGAGGAAACCTG tcAGCCGAACCAGAACTCATCATGGCTGTGAAGGAGTACACACCAAAG GACACGGCGGCGCCACCTGCAGCCCGAGAGCTTCACggcaagaggaaaagagagaaaactatagaagaggaagaagaagacagTAACGggacaaagacaagaaaagatGACGAGAACATGTGCCCAAATGTAACTACAGAGAAGACCACACCTATgcgaaaggtcaaaggtcaaactaGGGGCATCCAGAAGCTGTTTGCTAGCGGAGCAGATGCCACCAATCTGAAGCGAGCGG CGGAGACGCAGGGGACTGTGGGAAGAACGCCTCCTCAGAGTGCAGCCAGGACGAAGAGTAGGCAGGCCAAGGCTCCCACACACACCg CCCCGCCGGTCAGCCCGTCGGCTCGCTGGGGGCAGACATTATGTCCCATCGATGCTCAAACAGCAATTCTGATTGGAGGGCAGGGAGCCAGGACGCAGTTTTGCAAAGACCCCATGTGGAAGCTCTGCAcag AGGACATGTCCTGGGTGGCTGCAGAGACTCTGGCAGAGGGTCCGACCCCTGATGCCAGGATCGGGCACACATCCATCTACGACCCTGACTCGAGAAGGATCTTTGTGTTCGGAGGCTCTAAAAACAAGAAGTGGTTCAATGACGTTCACATCCTGGACACACAGAGCTGGAAGTGGACCATGGTGGAG gctCAGGGTAAGGTTCCTCCCCTGGCCTACCACAGCTGCAGTATGTTTCAGGGTGAGCTGTTCGTGCTGGGAGGGGTGTTTCCTCGGCCCAACCCGGAGCCCGACGGCTGTAGTGACTCTCTGTATATCTTTGATCCCCGGCTCTCCATTTGGTACCAGCCCATTGTCACCGGAGACAAACCCTCACCCCGATCAGG tcaCTCTGCATGTGTGATGCAGGAGAGGAAGATCTATGTGTTTGGTGGGTGGGACACTCCTGTCTGCTACAGTGACATGTACATGTTGGACCTTG GTCTGATGGAGTTTTCTGCTGTCAAAACAACTGGGAAACCCCCCTCTCCTCGAAG CTGGCATGGCAGCGCTGTGCTGTCAGACACAAAGTTCCTGATCCACGGCGGTTACAACGGAAACAATGCCCTCAGTGACACCTTCATCTTTGATATAG AAACCAACAGCTGGACAGAGGTGAGCGTCCCTCATCTCTCTGTACCCAGGGCGGGGCATTCCATCATCACCATGGAGACAGCCACCCACTGCCGTTTCTTAGAGGAGGATGCAGACGTGGATGTGAATGACGGCTCCGGCGGCAGAACTCTGCTGGTGTTTGGAGGCGGAGACAACGAGGGCAACTTCTACTCCGATTTGATCACGGTCACCGTGGAGGAGCTGCTCGGTGCTATTTAA